The following proteins are encoded in a genomic region of Comamonas resistens:
- a CDS encoding PQQ-dependent sugar dehydrogenase has product MLLALASPQSAQARGYTSTGKCGAYPRLAITSPAGTCVGLIADEAHGLHFPRRVLEISPGRIWVLDMGNWMPHVGKLIELRLPPDAATPANASTTAKAVEAKVLLDKLHYPSGMVRGPDGKVYIGEADKIWRTAIPALGQSPQPEALTGNLPADGAHMLKELSFAPDGSLYVNMGSFSDSCRGDDQKQPMPCPERTGAMPRAAVWRMVLQSGSSPVKEFKPFAMGLRNSMALAVMPDGPAAGTVWQGENNIDYRDPKQPPEELNLLRAGADYGWPYCVGARQSAQGYEKRFDCSKTEAPHMLWPAHVAPLQMLATPTGSAYGGQLLVAWHGPGAGGQRIVGFARDAKGLPTGAPINWLSGWDSKAGLRPRGRPTGMSMDHAGRLLVVEDFNRSLLMLMSETGGAPKPR; this is encoded by the coding sequence ATGTTGCTGGCCCTGGCCAGCCCCCAGAGCGCTCAGGCGCGTGGCTATACCTCCACCGGCAAATGCGGGGCCTATCCCCGCTTGGCCATCACCAGCCCCGCCGGTACCTGCGTGGGCCTGATCGCCGATGAGGCTCATGGCCTGCACTTTCCGCGGCGCGTGCTGGAAATCTCTCCAGGCCGCATCTGGGTGCTGGACATGGGCAACTGGATGCCCCATGTGGGCAAGCTGATCGAGCTGCGCCTGCCGCCCGATGCCGCCACGCCCGCCAATGCCAGCACCACCGCCAAGGCCGTGGAAGCCAAGGTGCTGCTGGACAAGCTCCACTACCCGTCGGGCATGGTGCGCGGACCGGACGGCAAGGTCTATATCGGCGAGGCCGACAAGATCTGGCGCACCGCCATACCTGCGCTGGGCCAGTCGCCTCAACCCGAGGCGCTGACGGGCAATCTGCCTGCCGACGGCGCCCATATGCTCAAGGAGCTGAGCTTCGCGCCCGATGGCAGCCTGTACGTGAACATGGGCAGCTTCAGCGACAGCTGCCGCGGCGATGACCAGAAGCAGCCCATGCCCTGCCCAGAACGCACAGGCGCCATGCCGCGCGCCGCCGTCTGGCGCATGGTGCTGCAATCGGGCAGCAGCCCGGTCAAGGAGTTCAAGCCCTTTGCCATGGGCCTACGCAACTCCATGGCGCTGGCCGTGATGCCCGACGGACCTGCTGCAGGCACGGTCTGGCAGGGTGAGAACAATATCGACTACCGCGATCCCAAGCAGCCGCCCGAAGAGCTGAACCTGCTGCGCGCCGGTGCCGACTATGGCTGGCCCTACTGCGTAGGTGCGCGCCAGAGCGCTCAGGGCTATGAAAAGCGTTTTGACTGCAGCAAGACCGAAGCGCCGCACATGCTCTGGCCCGCCCATGTGGCGCCGCTGCAGATGCTGGCCACGCCGACCGGCAGCGCCTATGGCGGCCAGTTGCTGGTGGCCTGGCATGGGCCGGGCGCAGGCGGTCAGCGCATCGTGGGCTTTGCACGTGATGCCAAGGGCCTGCCCACGGGCGCGCCCATCAACTGGCTCAGCGGCTGGGACAGCAAGGCCGGCCTGCGCCCGCGCGGCCGGCCCACCGGCATGTCCATGGACCACGCGGGCCGCTTGCTGGTGGTCGAGGACTTCAACCGCAGCCTGCTGATGCTGATGAGCGAAACAGGCGGTGCCCCCAAGCCGCGCTAG
- a CDS encoding D-serine ammonia-lyase translates to MPSIEVQTIESLRQARPAFWGGRGAGCRSTLHLEPAQVQQAVDRFKRFAPLLQRLFPELQASGGRIESPLLTVPAMQQALGLPPAMGQLWVKADHSLPVAGSVKARGGVHEVLEYAEQVAQQHGLLADGDYAQLASEQARAVFARYQVAVGSTGNLGLSIGVMASALGFQATVHMSADAKQWKKQRLRARGVQVVEHEGDYAQAVAAGRALAEQDPHCHFVDDEHSLSLLLGYAAAAPYLVAQLAEQGLVVDEKHPLFVHIPCGVGGAPGGVTLGLQQAFGPHVHCFFAEPVQSPCFMVEMLAGTAALPGMARHPSVYELGLNNRTEADGLAVPSASELAADVVRGFLAGVFTVEDETLFRHLALLQQTQGLQIEPSAAAGFSGPRALLESAAGQDYLQRQNLLPHMQNATHIVWTTGGLFVPDEEYARFLARGRELLA, encoded by the coding sequence ATGCCAAGTATTGAAGTCCAGACCATCGAATCCCTGCGCCAGGCGCGCCCCGCATTCTGGGGAGGGCGCGGTGCTGGCTGCCGCTCTACGCTGCACCTGGAGCCGGCCCAGGTGCAGCAGGCGGTGGATAGATTCAAGCGCTTTGCCCCGCTGCTACAAAGACTGTTTCCTGAATTGCAGGCTTCGGGTGGCCGTATCGAGTCGCCCTTGCTGACCGTGCCCGCGATGCAGCAGGCGCTGGGCCTGCCGCCAGCCATGGGGCAGCTGTGGGTCAAGGCCGATCACAGCCTGCCGGTGGCCGGCTCGGTCAAGGCGCGCGGCGGCGTGCACGAGGTGCTGGAGTATGCCGAGCAGGTGGCGCAGCAGCACGGTCTGCTGGCCGATGGCGACTATGCGCAGCTGGCGTCGGAGCAGGCGCGTGCGGTGTTTGCCCGGTATCAGGTGGCCGTGGGCTCCACCGGCAACCTGGGACTGTCGATCGGCGTCATGGCCTCGGCCCTGGGCTTCCAGGCCACGGTCCATATGTCGGCCGATGCCAAGCAGTGGAAAAAGCAGCGCCTGCGCGCGCGCGGCGTTCAGGTCGTTGAGCATGAAGGCGACTATGCCCAGGCCGTGGCGGCAGGCCGCGCCCTGGCCGAGCAGGATCCGCATTGCCACTTTGTGGATGACGAGCATTCGCTGTCCCTGCTGCTCGGTTATGCGGCAGCTGCTCCGTATCTGGTAGCGCAACTCGCAGAGCAGGGGCTCGTTGTCGATGAAAAACACCCTTTGTTTGTTCATATCCCCTGCGGTGTGGGCGGTGCGCCCGGTGGTGTGACCCTGGGCCTGCAGCAGGCGTTTGGCCCGCATGTGCATTGCTTTTTCGCCGAACCCGTGCAGTCGCCCTGCTTCATGGTGGAGATGCTGGCGGGCACCGCGGCCTTGCCAGGCATGGCGCGGCATCCATCGGTTTATGAGCTGGGCCTGAACAACCGGACCGAGGCCGACGGCCTGGCCGTGCCCAGCGCTTCCGAGCTGGCGGCCGATGTGGTGCGCGGCTTTCTGGCCGGCGTGTTCACGGTGGAGGACGAAACGCTGTTCCGCCATCTGGCGCTGCTGCAGCAAACGCAAGGGCTGCAGATCGAGCCTTCGGCGGCCGCAGGCTTCAGCGGCCCGCGCGCCTTGCTGGAAAGTGCAGCGGGTCAGGATTATCTGCAGCGCCAGAACCTGCTGCCGCATATGCAGAACGCCACGCATATCGTCTGGACCACGGGCGGCCTGTTTGTGCCCGATGAGGAATACGCACGCTTTCTGGCGCGCGGGCGCGAGCTGCTGGCCTGA
- a CDS encoding efflux RND transporter permease subunit, whose product MFERIIRFAIAQRWLVMLATIALIGLGIYNYQRLPIDAVPDITNVQVQINTSAPGYSPLETEQRVTFPVETVMAGLPNLEQTRSLSRYGLSQVTVVFKDGTDIYFARQLVNERMQQARDALPQGVTPTLGPISTGLGEIYLWTVEADEGAKKPDGSAYTPMDLREIQDWVIKPQLRNVPGVTEINSIGGFAKEYLVAPQPEKLAAYGITLAEIVTALERNNANVGAGYIERQGEQYLIRAPGQVHGIADIREVIVGTAQGQPIRVRDLADVELGRELRTGAATDNGREVVLGTVFMLIGENSRSVSQAVHARMQEINKSLPEGVKAVTVYDRTNLVDKAIATVKKNLVEGAALVVVILFLFLGNLRAALITALIIPLSMLFTFTGMVHMRVSANLMSLGALDFGIIIDGAVVIVENCVRRLSHAQAAAGRPLTRKERFEEVFAAAREARRPLLFGQLIIMVVYLPIFALTGVEGKMFHPMALTVVIALLGAMLLSITFIPAAIALFMGDKVAEKENRLMTWARHAYAPVLGKVMRAPAVVLTAASVVVALSLLLATRMGSEFAPNLNEGDFAIQALRIPGTSLTQSVEMQMQMERELVKQFPEIERVFARTGTAEIASDPMPPNISDGYIMLKPRDQWPDPARSRDDLLTAVQQAVAKIPGSNYEFSQPIQLRFNELISGVRSDVAIKIFGDDMQQLEKSAQSVAAMLQKIPGASEVKVEQTTGLPMLTIQIDREKASRYGLNMGDVQDAISTALGGREAGKVFEGDRRFDIQVRLPEALRNDMDGISRLPVALPRMGEGRQGFVPLSTIASVELAPGPNQVSREDGKRRIVVSANVRGRDMGSFVAQAQQELESVQLPSGYWTRWGGTFESLESARQRLMIVVPVALTLVFTLLFAMFGNVKDGLIVFTGIPFALTGGIVALWLRGIPLSISAAIGFIALCGVAVLNGLVMISYIRSLREQGMGLEQAVTEGALTRLRPVLMTALVASLGFVPMAIATGTGAEVQRPLATVVIGGILSSTALTLLVLPLLYRLGYRREAKQA is encoded by the coding sequence ATGTTTGAGCGCATCATCCGTTTTGCCATCGCACAGCGCTGGCTGGTCATGCTGGCCACCATCGCGCTGATAGGCCTTGGCATCTACAACTATCAGCGCCTGCCCATTGATGCGGTGCCTGACATCACCAATGTGCAGGTGCAGATCAATACCTCGGCACCCGGCTACTCGCCGCTGGAAACCGAGCAGCGCGTGACCTTTCCGGTCGAGACCGTGATGGCAGGCCTGCCCAATCTGGAGCAGACGCGTTCGCTGTCACGCTATGGGCTGTCCCAGGTCACCGTAGTGTTCAAGGATGGCACGGACATCTATTTCGCGCGCCAACTGGTCAATGAGCGCATGCAGCAGGCGCGTGATGCGCTGCCGCAAGGCGTGACGCCCACACTGGGTCCGATTTCCACAGGCCTCGGTGAAATCTATCTGTGGACCGTGGAGGCCGACGAAGGTGCGAAAAAGCCCGACGGCTCGGCCTATACGCCCATGGATCTGCGCGAGATTCAGGACTGGGTCATCAAGCCCCAGTTGCGCAATGTGCCGGGCGTGACGGAGATCAACTCCATCGGCGGCTTTGCCAAGGAATATCTGGTGGCACCGCAGCCGGAAAAGCTGGCCGCCTATGGCATCACTCTGGCCGAGATCGTGACCGCGCTGGAACGCAATAACGCCAACGTCGGTGCCGGTTATATCGAACGCCAGGGCGAGCAGTATCTGATCCGTGCACCCGGTCAGGTGCATGGCATTGCCGATATCCGTGAGGTCATCGTCGGTACGGCCCAGGGCCAGCCGATTCGCGTGCGTGATCTGGCCGATGTGGAGCTGGGCCGCGAGTTGCGCACCGGCGCAGCCACCGATAACGGGCGCGAAGTGGTGCTGGGCACGGTCTTCATGCTGATTGGCGAGAACAGCCGCTCGGTGTCGCAGGCCGTGCATGCGCGCATGCAGGAGATCAACAAAAGCCTGCCGGAAGGCGTGAAGGCGGTCACCGTCTACGACCGCACCAATCTGGTGGACAAGGCCATTGCCACCGTGAAGAAGAACCTGGTGGAGGGGGCCGCGCTGGTGGTGGTCATCCTGTTCCTGTTCCTGGGCAATCTGCGGGCCGCGCTGATCACGGCGCTCATCATTCCGCTGTCCATGCTGTTCACGTTTACCGGCATGGTGCATATGCGCGTCAGCGCCAATCTGATGAGCCTGGGCGCGCTGGACTTCGGCATCATCATCGATGGCGCCGTGGTGATCGTGGAGAACTGCGTGCGGCGTCTGTCCCATGCGCAGGCAGCGGCAGGCCGGCCGCTGACACGCAAAGAGCGCTTCGAGGAAGTGTTTGCAGCAGCCAGAGAGGCGCGCCGCCCGCTGCTGTTCGGCCAGCTCATCATCATGGTGGTCTATCTGCCCATCTTCGCGCTCACGGGCGTGGAAGGAAAAATGTTCCACCCTATGGCTTTGACGGTGGTGATTGCACTGCTGGGCGCCATGCTGCTGTCCATCACCTTCATCCCTGCCGCGATTGCGCTGTTCATGGGCGACAAGGTGGCCGAGAAGGAAAACCGCCTCATGACCTGGGCGCGCCATGCTTATGCGCCCGTGCTGGGCAAGGTCATGCGTGCACCTGCCGTGGTGTTGACGGCGGCCAGCGTGGTCGTGGCACTGAGCCTGCTGCTGGCGACCCGTATGGGCAGCGAATTTGCGCCCAATCTCAACGAGGGTGATTTTGCAATCCAGGCGCTGCGCATTCCCGGCACCAGCCTCACGCAGTCGGTGGAAATGCAGATGCAGATGGAGCGCGAACTGGTCAAGCAGTTCCCCGAGATCGAGCGTGTGTTTGCGCGCACCGGTACGGCCGAGATTGCCTCGGACCCCATGCCGCCCAATATCTCGGACGGCTACATCATGCTCAAACCACGTGACCAGTGGCCCGACCCTGCGCGCTCGCGTGATGATCTGCTGACTGCGGTACAGCAGGCGGTAGCGAAGATTCCCGGCAGCAACTACGAGTTCTCGCAGCCGATTCAGCTGCGCTTCAACGAGCTGATCTCGGGCGTGCGCAGCGATGTGGCCATCAAGATCTTTGGCGACGATATGCAGCAGCTGGAAAAGTCCGCGCAAAGCGTGGCCGCCATGCTGCAGAAGATTCCCGGAGCGTCGGAAGTCAAGGTCGAGCAGACCACGGGCCTGCCCATGTTGACGATCCAGATCGACCGTGAAAAAGCCTCGCGCTATGGCCTGAACATGGGCGATGTGCAGGACGCCATCAGCACGGCGCTGGGGGGGCGGGAGGCAGGGAAGGTGTTCGAAGGCGACCGCCGCTTTGACATCCAGGTGCGCCTGCCCGAGGCACTGCGCAACGATATGGACGGCATAAGCCGTCTGCCTGTGGCGCTGCCCCGCATGGGCGAAGGGCGCCAGGGCTTTGTGCCGCTGTCCACCATTGCCTCTGTCGAACTGGCACCCGGCCCCAATCAGGTCAGCCGTGAAGACGGCAAGCGCCGCATTGTCGTCAGCGCCAATGTGCGCGGGCGCGATATGGGTTCGTTCGTGGCCCAGGCCCAGCAGGAGCTGGAAAGCGTGCAGCTGCCATCGGGTTACTGGACGCGCTGGGGCGGCACCTTCGAGAGCCTGGAATCCGCACGCCAGCGTCTGATGATCGTGGTGCCCGTGGCGCTGACGCTGGTGTTCACGCTGTTGTTCGCCATGTTCGGCAATGTCAAGGATGGACTGATCGTCTTTACCGGTATTCCATTTGCACTGACGGGCGGCATCGTGGCGCTGTGGTTGCGCGGCATTCCTCTGTCCATCTCGGCAGCCATTGGCTTTATCGCGCTGTGCGGTGTGGCCGTGCTCAACGGCCTGGTGATGATTTCCTATATCCGTTCGCTGCGCGAGCAGGGCATGGGACTGGAGCAGGCCGTGACCGAAGGTGCTTTGACGCGCTTGCGCCCGGTGCTGATGACGGCCTTGGTGGCTTCGCTGGGCTTTGTGCCCATGGCGATTGCCACAGGCACGGGGGCGGAGGTACAGCGTCCGCTGGCCACGGTGGTGATTGGCGGCATTCTCTCGTCCACGGCGCTGACGCTGCTGGTGCTGCCGCTGCTGTATCGTCTGGGCTACCGGCGCGAGGCAAAGCAGGCCTGA
- a CDS encoding efflux RND transporter periplasmic adaptor subunit: MNQSSSPKRRTAVAIAAILVLGAAAATAIVYGTQPAKPAAEANGHEHAGKAHDQDAESGHKHEEEKEHAPGDRHEHEEGESKDEARGEQEHDEGMLKLDAERARTAGVTLAQAGPAAIGSSLQLPGEIRFNEDRTAHVVPRVAGVAESVAANLGQVVKKGQLLAVLSSPAVSEQRSELMASQKRLALARTTYQREKQLWQEKISAEQDYLQAQQLLREAEIAAANAQQKLAAIGAGAGSSGRLNRFELRAPLDGVVVEKHLSVGEAVQDSTAVFTVSDLRSVWAEMKVAASDLPFVRVGEKAVVQATAFESRASGTVAYVGALIGQDTRTAPARITLDNPDGIWRPGLFVNVNLTASSQQVAVSIATPAVQKIDGDKPVVFVPVDGGFKAQAVKLGKADAQNTEVLQGLTAGQSYVNGGSFILKSELGKATAEHVH; the protein is encoded by the coding sequence ATGAATCAATCATCGTCCCCCAAGCGCCGTACCGCCGTTGCCATCGCCGCCATTCTGGTGCTGGGCGCAGCCGCTGCAACGGCCATCGTCTATGGCACCCAGCCGGCCAAGCCTGCCGCCGAGGCAAATGGCCACGAACATGCGGGAAAAGCGCATGATCAAGATGCCGAGTCAGGCCATAAGCATGAGGAAGAAAAAGAGCATGCACCTGGCGACAGGCACGAGCATGAAGAAGGTGAGAGCAAGGATGAAGCGCGTGGTGAGCAGGAGCACGATGAGGGTATGCTCAAACTCGATGCCGAGCGTGCCAGGACCGCTGGCGTCACACTGGCGCAAGCAGGTCCTGCGGCCATTGGAAGCAGCTTGCAACTGCCCGGCGAAATACGCTTCAACGAAGATCGCACGGCCCACGTGGTACCGCGCGTGGCCGGAGTTGCCGAAAGCGTGGCCGCCAATCTGGGGCAGGTGGTGAAGAAGGGGCAGTTGCTGGCCGTTCTCAGCAGCCCTGCCGTTTCCGAGCAGCGCAGCGAGCTGATGGCCTCGCAAAAGCGTCTGGCGCTGGCGCGCACCACCTATCAGCGTGAAAAGCAGCTGTGGCAGGAAAAAATCTCTGCCGAGCAGGACTATCTGCAGGCTCAGCAGCTCTTGCGCGAGGCAGAGATTGCGGCGGCCAATGCCCAGCAAAAGCTGGCCGCGATCGGTGCGGGTGCTGGCTCTTCGGGCAGACTCAACCGCTTCGAGCTACGCGCGCCGCTTGATGGCGTGGTGGTGGAAAAGCATTTGTCCGTGGGTGAGGCCGTGCAGGACAGCACGGCGGTGTTCACCGTCTCCGATCTGCGCTCGGTCTGGGCCGAGATGAAGGTCGCCGCTTCCGACCTGCCCTTTGTGCGTGTGGGTGAAAAAGCCGTGGTGCAGGCCACGGCCTTTGAATCCAGGGCAAGCGGTACCGTGGCCTATGTGGGCGCCTTGATCGGCCAGGACACACGTACCGCACCGGCACGCATCACACTGGACAACCCGGACGGCATCTGGCGCCCGGGCCTGTTCGTGAATGTGAACCTGACGGCCTCGTCACAGCAGGTGGCGGTGAGCATTGCAACGCCTGCGGTGCAGAAGATCGACGGCGACAAGCCCGTGGTGTTTGTACCGGTGGATGGCGGCTTCAAGGCCCAGGCCGTGAAGCTGGGCAAGGCCGATGCGCAGAACACCGAAGTGCTGCAGGGGCTGACGGCGGGGCAGAGCTATGTCAACGGCGGCAGCTTCATTCTCAAGTCCGAGCTGGGCAAGGCCACAGCCGAACACGTCCATTGA
- a CDS encoding TolC family protein, producing MNFLKQAPACWLSASLLLAGGSAWAQPQAVEMAASTALPAVTLQTALAQAMAQNPGLRAAQQAVAASEGAMIQSQARPNPELAFSQEDTRRATRSSSLQWNQPIEIGGKRAARMKVAEHGVELARAELDTARAALRADVRAAFANLLAAQQRVQLNEKTLEIAAQARDAAAKRVMAGKAAPLEETKAQVAESSAQLALNQAQSGLRVARQQLALLWGGSGIAVGEAMGDMVQLPQLPPQEQLLQKVEHSAQVVRAQQAYLQAKSTAELERAKRLPDPTVSVGIKRAEEAGRNQLLLGVSIPLPILDSNRGNQLQALRLADKAEDELLAARQLAQAQLLQNYEQLQTSRAQTLQLQSKVLPGAQSAYEVAAKGFSLGKFSYLDVLDAQRTLADARSLYLDQLVATHRAAADITRQLGDIPGLE from the coding sequence ATGAATTTCTTGAAACAGGCCCCGGCCTGCTGGCTGAGTGCCAGCCTGCTGCTGGCCGGTGGCAGCGCCTGGGCACAGCCTCAAGCGGTGGAGATGGCGGCCAGTACTGCATTGCCTGCGGTCACCCTGCAAACCGCTCTGGCGCAGGCCATGGCCCAGAACCCTGGCTTGCGCGCTGCCCAGCAGGCCGTGGCGGCCAGCGAAGGCGCCATGATCCAGAGCCAGGCCAGGCCCAACCCGGAGCTGGCGTTCTCCCAGGAAGACACCAGGCGCGCGACGCGTTCCTCGTCGCTGCAGTGGAACCAGCCCATCGAAATCGGTGGCAAGCGCGCTGCACGCATGAAAGTGGCCGAGCATGGCGTGGAGCTGGCCCGCGCCGAGCTGGACACGGCGCGGGCGGCACTGCGCGCCGATGTGCGCGCCGCGTTTGCGAACCTGCTGGCGGCCCAGCAGCGTGTGCAGCTCAATGAAAAGACGCTGGAGATCGCCGCGCAGGCCCGCGATGCGGCGGCCAAGCGCGTGATGGCTGGCAAGGCCGCGCCGCTGGAAGAAACCAAGGCCCAGGTTGCGGAGTCCAGTGCGCAGCTGGCGCTGAACCAGGCGCAGTCCGGCTTGCGTGTTGCCAGGCAGCAACTGGCCTTGCTGTGGGGCGGCTCCGGCATCGCGGTGGGCGAGGCCATGGGCGATATGGTGCAACTGCCGCAGTTACCGCCTCAGGAGCAATTGCTTCAGAAAGTGGAGCATTCTGCGCAGGTGGTGCGTGCGCAACAGGCCTATTTGCAGGCAAAGTCCACGGCAGAGCTGGAGCGTGCCAAGCGCCTGCCGGATCCGACGGTGAGCGTGGGCATCAAGCGTGCCGAGGAAGCCGGGCGCAACCAGCTGCTGCTGGGCGTTTCCATCCCCTTGCCGATTCTGGACAGCAATCGCGGCAACCAGCTGCAGGCCCTGCGTCTGGCCGACAAGGCCGAGGATGAGCTGCTGGCGGCGCGCCAGCTGGCCCAGGCCCAGCTGCTGCAGAACTACGAGCAGCTGCAGACCAGCCGTGCCCAGACCCTGCAGCTGCAAAGCAAGGTGCTGCCCGGTGCGCAGTCAGCCTATGAGGTGGCGGCCAAGGGATTTTCTCTGGGCAAGTTCAGCTACCTCGATGTGCTGGATGCGCAGCGTACGCTGGCCGATGCGCGCAGTCTCTATCTCGATCAGCTGGTGGCCACGCACCGCGCTGCAGCCGATATCACGCGCCAGCTTGGCGATATCCCCGGCCTTGAATAA
- a CDS encoding heavy metal response regulator transcription factor, producing MKLLVIEDEIKLAEYLQKGLSEEGFVVDMAHNGIDGLHLATEQAYDLIVLDGMLPGIDGLAVLAALRQSRQTPVLMLTARAQVEDRVKGLQGGADDYLVKPFAFSELVARIHVLLRRGLQAQTAPEATLLRMADLELDLIRRKATRAGQRLDLTAKEFNLLSLLLRRQGEVLSRTELASLVWDMNFDSETNVVEVAVRRLRLKLDAPFAVPLLHTVRGMGYVLELRPVP from the coding sequence ATGAAGCTTTTGGTCATTGAAGACGAAATCAAGCTCGCCGAATATCTGCAAAAAGGCCTGAGTGAGGAAGGCTTTGTGGTCGATATGGCCCACAACGGCATCGACGGCCTGCATCTGGCGACCGAGCAGGCCTACGACCTCATCGTGCTCGACGGCATGCTGCCCGGCATCGACGGTCTGGCCGTGCTGGCTGCGCTGCGCCAGTCCAGGCAGACACCCGTGCTGATGCTCACTGCCCGCGCCCAGGTGGAAGACCGCGTCAAGGGTCTGCAGGGCGGAGCCGACGACTATCTGGTCAAGCCCTTTGCCTTTTCAGAGCTGGTGGCCCGCATCCATGTGCTGCTGCGCCGCGGCCTGCAGGCACAGACCGCCCCCGAGGCCACGCTGCTGCGCATGGCCGACCTGGAGCTGGATCTGATTCGCCGCAAGGCCACACGCGCCGGCCAGCGGCTGGATCTGACGGCCAAGGAATTCAACCTTCTGAGCCTGCTGCTGCGCCGCCAGGGCGAGGTGCTGTCGCGCACCGAGCTGGCCTCCCTGGTCTGGGACATGAATTTCGACAGCGAGACCAATGTGGTCGAGGTTGCCGTACGCCGCCTGAGGCTCAAGCTCGACGCACCGTTTGCAGTGCCGCTGCTGCATACGGTACGCGGCATGGGTTATGTGCTGGAGCTGCGGCCCGTGCCCTGA
- a CDS encoding DUF5713 family protein, producing MSLSNPKMAAHRFLAEMYDDDYFPDELVKKGEDILVELCQQIEQQRPASLEELYELTHAATERFNDLQQEFDEQGSEIETAARECIAGDFEAIAHAYGFEGADTEELIATRDW from the coding sequence ATGAGTCTGAGCAACCCCAAGATGGCTGCCCATCGTTTTCTTGCAGAAATGTATGACGACGACTATTTCCCTGACGAGCTGGTGAAAAAAGGCGAGGACATTCTGGTGGAGCTGTGTCAGCAGATCGAGCAGCAAAGGCCTGCCTCTCTGGAAGAACTGTACGAGCTGACCCACGCTGCGACAGAGCGCTTCAACGATCTGCAGCAGGAATTTGACGAGCAGGGCAGCGAGATCGAAACGGCGGCGCGTGAGTGCATCGCGGGGGACTTCGAAGCCATCGCCCATGCCTACGGATTCGAGGGCGCCGACACCGAAGAGCTGATTGCCACACGCGACTGGTGA
- a CDS encoding heavy metal sensor histidine kinase translates to MTSPSIPHLGKRLSRLLALQTMLVLGLVCVAVYWGSLLTVMQRQQDNLNHKQAALQHLLQEGRASHTPGVMMHMLSDFLTGHDELSLRITGSSGQLLFEQLRQPVDDKRSERRSFAIDLPSAQAGQPGQPVQVLLMLDRRPDDALLRQMAWILGLAAISSALLVSVSSAFLVRRGLAPLHSLVEQTRQLGVQDLTRDWQKRLDDTDQPQELRPLIDQFNALLERLAVAYRQMEAFNADVAHELNTPLTTLISSCELALRKPRDAEELRDILASNLEDLQRMAGIVADMLFLSHADRGESARRTLVPSMAGLASEVIDYHEASLQEAGLQIKVEGDASAEVDARLLRRALSNLLGNATRYAHAGSTIALRIINSTPDGTLRLEVSNIGPEIAPEHLPRLFDRFYRSDASRSHGDRNHGLGLAIVAAIARMHGGQAFVDSSQSITTVGMVLPANTSTAMR, encoded by the coding sequence GTGACCTCTCCATCCATCCCGCACCTGGGCAAGCGCCTGTCTCGCTTGCTGGCCCTTCAGACCATGCTGGTGCTGGGCCTGGTCTGTGTAGCCGTGTACTGGGGCAGTCTGCTGACCGTGATGCAGCGCCAGCAGGACAACCTCAACCACAAGCAGGCGGCCTTGCAGCATCTGCTGCAGGAAGGCCGGGCCTCGCACACACCGGGCGTGATGATGCACATGCTCAGCGACTTTCTGACCGGACATGACGAGCTGTCCCTGCGCATCACCGGCAGCAGCGGCCAGTTGCTGTTCGAGCAGTTGCGCCAGCCCGTGGATGACAAACGCAGCGAACGCCGCAGCTTTGCCATTGACCTGCCCTCTGCGCAAGCGGGTCAGCCTGGGCAACCCGTGCAGGTGCTGCTGATGCTGGACAGACGCCCGGACGACGCATTGCTGCGCCAGATGGCCTGGATTCTGGGCCTGGCTGCCATCAGCAGTGCTTTGCTGGTTTCCGTGAGCAGCGCCTTTCTGGTGCGGCGCGGTCTGGCGCCGCTGCACTCCCTGGTCGAGCAAACACGCCAGCTGGGAGTCCAGGACCTCACCCGCGACTGGCAAAAGCGCCTTGACGACACCGATCAGCCCCAGGAACTGCGCCCGTTGATCGACCAGTTCAACGCCTTGCTGGAGCGCCTGGCCGTGGCCTACCGGCAAATGGAAGCCTTCAATGCCGATGTGGCCCATGAGCTCAACACCCCGCTGACCACGCTGATCAGCAGTTGCGAGCTGGCTCTGCGCAAGCCGCGCGACGCAGAGGAGCTGCGCGACATCCTGGCCTCCAATCTGGAAGACCTGCAGCGCATGGCCGGGATCGTGGCAGACATGCTGTTTCTGTCCCACGCCGACCGCGGCGAAAGCGCCCGCCGCACCCTGGTGCCCAGCATGGCCGGGCTCGCCAGCGAGGTGATCGACTATCACGAGGCCTCGCTGCAGGAAGCGGGCCTGCAGATCAAGGTCGAGGGCGATGCCAGCGCCGAAGTCGATGCACGCCTGCTGCGCCGCGCCCTGTCCAACCTGCTGGGCAATGCCACCCGCTACGCCCACGCAGGCTCGACCATCGCCTTGCGCATCATCAACTCCACACCGGATGGAACGCTGAGGCTGGAGGTCAGCAACATCGGCCCCGAGATTGCCCCCGAACATCTGCCACGCCTGTTTGACCGCTTCTACCGCTCCGATGCTTCGCGCAGCCACGGCGACCGCAACCACGGACTGGGCCTGGCCATCGTGGCGGCCATTGCCCGCATGCATGGAGGCCAGGCTTTTGTGGACTCCTCCCAAAGCATTACCACCGTGGGCATGGTGCTGCCCGCCAACACCAGCACAGCCATGCGTTGA